From a single Leishmania braziliensis MHOM/BR/75/M2904 complete genome, chromosome 28 genomic region:
- a CDS encoding putative coatomer gamma subunit, with protein sequence MVDAVSRYDDEEEDILPFEGLDKASALQECRIFNKIPLDEEGSIRAMTQVLYLLSIGVRLTEAEATDIFFMSTKLMQSNYAKLRRLQYILMKELSPLVEQSFIASNALMMDIKKKGDSDKSCAIRALYAIMDSSMYNSMDRTIVECMTSRNPSVVTAALVTGIHMSNTLPEMPRKWATQLNEVLRERSKAQYQAIALLHRIRNNDRLSVDRLIEDTQAGRIRSSHAVCLVIKMCTELMQADFTSSLDIYKFVTSMLHRSDMIAFEAAKSIASLRHVSDRELMPVVTVLQLYLSSQNQVLRFAAVYLISCIASTHPAAVAPINAEIESLALDSNRVIAMLAITALLKTGAESTIARVLTQLSSGSYMSELGDELKLTIVDAMRVLNAKFPNSYETLLAFLFRVLSDEGSSALKQSVVDAMLDISKSNPSSKEVVLTHLAEFIDDCEFSQITKRVLMHLGEGVPHCSNPRHFVRYVYNHATLEKPEVRAVAVTTLAKIAASVPSLRRSIVALLKRSCSDSDDEVRDRAVLYTKLFLQNDEGLVRTYIEDVAAAVLHQWHTLRDMNKVIPMDGALGGSTLAGLAAGTNHTDAFGMPCPTPAVLHGRDALRHVKQLQELGEPVKSMEPVLITEPDNEYVVSVIKHTYPTHLVLQFKVKNMMDNMLFKKVLVSTSTEDLEAEPLYAIPIESIRPGETQYGYVVLQYAPGAFPSGTVEPMFRFAMVEEEDEDAADQDEYPMESFDVDVSDFIAPMNLGNDMDSKWTEQEGNETAGTFALHSMRNLTEAAQQLADFFGMYIEGGVPEKITTASHVLKMAGVLADEDHTLMLVQAKVFIATDNRVALHLALRGGSADVREYLANVLLG encoded by the coding sequence ATGGTGGATGCAGTTTCTCGCTacgacgatgaggaggaagacatTCTGCCCTTCGAGGGCCTCGACAAGGCgtcagcgctgcaggagtgCCGCATCTTCAACAAGAtcccgctggacgaggaggggtCTATCCGGGCCATGACACAGGTGCTGTATCTCTTGTCAATTGGCGTGCGGCTGACCGAGGCCGAGGCGACGGATATCTTCTTCATGTCCACGAAACTCATGCAGTCGAACTATGCCAAGCTGCGGCGTCTGCAGTACATCCTGATGAAGGAACTCAGCCCGCTCGTGGAGCAGAGCTTCATCGCGTCGAACGCGCTCATGATGGATATTAAGAAGAAGGGGGATTCTGACAAGAGTTGCGCTATCCGCGCTCTATACGCCATCATGGACAGCAGTATGTACAACTCCATGGACCGCACCATCGTGGAGTGCATGACGTCGCGTAACCCAAGCGTGGTGACTGCGGCACTCGTAACGGGCATCCACATGTCCAACACCCTGCCGGAGATGCCGCGCAAGTGGGCAACGCAGCTgaacgaggtgctgcgcgagcgctCCAAGGCGCAGTACCAGGCCATCGCGCTACTGCACAGGATACGCAACAACGACCGACTCTCCGTGGATCGGCTCATCGAAGATACTCAGGCCGGCCGCATCCGCTCATCGCATGCCGTCTGCCTCGTCATCAAGATGTGCACCGAGCTGATGCAGGCTGACTTCACCAGCTCCCTCGATATTTACAAGTTTGTCACCTCGATGCTGCACCGAAGCGACATGATCGCCTTTGAGGCCGCCAAGTCAATTGCCTCCTTGCGCCACGTCTCCGACAGGGAGCTGATGCCGGTTGTGACGGTGCTCCAGCTGTACCTGAGCTCGCAGAATCAGGTGCTTCGGTTTGCTGCCGTGTACTTAATCAGCTGCATCGCGTCCACGCATCcggccgccgtcgcgccGATCAACGCGGAGATCGAGTCCCTGGCGCTGGATTCGAACCGCGTCATCGCCATGCTCGCCATCACAGCCTTGCTGAAGACCGGGGCGGAAAGTACCATTGCGCGAGTGCTGACCCAGCTCTCCTCGGGCAGCTACATGAGTGAGCTCGGGGACGAGTTGAAGTTAACGATTGTGGACGCCATGCGTGTGCTGAATGCGAAGTTTCCGAACAGCTACGAAACTCTCTTggccttcctcttccgcgtTCTCAGCGATGAGGGTAGCAGCGCGTTGAAGCAGAGCGTGGTGGATGCAATGCTCGATATCTCCAAGTCCAACCCCAGCTCCAAGGAGGTCGTACTCACACACCTGGCCGAGTTTATCGACGACTGCGAGTTCTCGCAGATCACAAAGCGAGTCTTGATGCACCTTGGCGAGGGTGTCCCGCACTGCTCCAACCCGCGCCACTTCGTGCGCTACGTGTACAACCACGCCACACTGGAGAAGCCCGAAGTCCGCGCTGTCGCAGTGACGACGCTGGCGAAGATCGCGGCGAGCGTGCCGTCTCTGCGTCGTTCCATCGTGGCGCTTCTGaagcgctcctgcagcgactccGACGACGAGGTCCGCGACCGTGCCGTGCTGTACACGAAGTTGTTTCTACAGAATGACGAAGGGCTCGTGCGCACATACATCGAAGAcgtcgcggcggccgtgCTGCATCAGTGGCACACTCTGCGCGACATGAACAAGGTGATCCCGATGGACGGCGCTCTTGGCGGTTCCACTTTGGCGGGTCTCGCAGCGGGCACAAACCACACGGACGCCTTCGGAATGCCGTGTCCGACGCCGGCCGTCCTCCATGGCCGTGATGCCTTGCGTCATGTCAAGCAGCTTCAGGAGCTGGGGGAGCCAGTGAAGAGCATGGAGCCGGTTCTCATTACGGAGCCCGACAACGAGTACGTTGTGTCTGTCATCAAACACACGTACCCGACGCACTTGGTACTGCAGTTCAAGGTGAAGAACATGATGGACAACATGTTGTTCAAGAAGGTGCTTGTTAGCACAAGCACGGAGGACCTGGAGGCGGAGCCGCTCTACGCCATTCCTATTGAGAGCATCCGCCCAGGGGAAACCCAGTACGGGTACGTGGTGCTGCAGTATGCGCCAGGCGCGTTCCCCAGCGGCACCGTGGAGCCGATGTTCCGCTTTGCCAtggtcgaggaggaggacgaggacgcggcgGATCAGGACGAGTACCCAATGGAGAGCTTCGACGTGGACGTGAGCGATTTTATCGCACCAATGAACCTGGGCAACGACATGGATAGTAAATGGACTGAGCAGGAGGGCAACGAGACGGCCGGCACCTTCGCGCTGCACTCGATGAGGAACCTGacggaggcagcgcagcagctggctgACTTCTTCGGGATGTACATCGAAGGCGGCGTACCGGAGAAGATCACCACAGCCTCGCACGTGCTCAAGATGGCTGGCGTGCTGGCGGACGAGGACCACACACTGATGCTGGTGCAGGCGAAGGTGTTTATTGCGACCGACAACCGTGTAGCGCTGCACCTGGCACTGCGCGGTGGATCGGCAGATGTTCGCGAGTATTTAGCGAACGTCCTGCTGGGCTAA